In Candidatus Limnocylindrales bacterium, one genomic interval encodes:
- the glgA gene encoding glycogen synthase GlgA: MKILFTASEVVPFAKTGGLADVAGALPKALARRGCEVAVMLPKYRQVDVGRFQLEKMEGNISIPMASRMVQGGLWRTELEEGVTVYFIQQDHYFDRDGLYVDSNNQDYPDNAERFGFFSRAVLEACKISGFKPDIAHAHDWQTALIPVYLKSLYKQDPWFDRTKTVFTIHNLGYQGIFNKYEIVKLGLGWEFFHHEKLEFYGDLNLLKGGIIYADILTTVSRKYAEEIQTPEFGHRLDGLLRTRKKDLYGVLNGIDYEEWHPSIDKFIAANYHVDDLSGKAICKSDLQREYKLPVRSEVALIGMITRLAEQKGIDLVADVLDKIMELDIQLVLLGTGDKWAHEFFQAAQARYPQKIGVALKYDNVLAHKIEAGADMFLMPSRYEPCGLNQMYSLAYGTVPIVRATGGLDDTVENFNPTTGQGTGFKFLRPTPEELLNAIYPAILNFYTNKTGWIKLMRNGMLKNFSWDVSAGEYIKLYERALER; encoded by the coding sequence ATGAAGATACTCTTTACCGCTTCAGAAGTTGTACCTTTTGCAAAAACAGGAGGGCTTGCAGATGTAGCCGGGGCTCTTCCTAAGGCTTTAGCCCGACGGGGTTGTGAAGTCGCCGTGATGTTGCCTAAATATCGCCAGGTGGATGTGGGCCGATTTCAGCTCGAGAAAATGGAGGGGAATATATCGATTCCCATGGCTTCTAGAATGGTCCAGGGAGGTCTCTGGAGGACCGAATTGGAAGAGGGCGTAACCGTTTATTTTATTCAGCAGGATCATTATTTTGATCGGGATGGTTTATATGTAGACTCTAACAATCAGGATTATCCAGACAATGCAGAACGATTCGGTTTTTTTTCCAGAGCCGTTTTGGAAGCGTGCAAGATCTCAGGTTTTAAGCCGGATATCGCCCATGCCCACGATTGGCAAACGGCTTTGATCCCGGTCTATCTCAAATCCCTTTATAAGCAGGATCCCTGGTTTGATAGGACCAAAACGGTTTTTACCATCCATAATTTGGGTTATCAGGGGATTTTCAATAAATACGAAATTGTAAAGCTTGGACTGGGTTGGGAGTTCTTTCACCATGAAAAACTCGAGTTTTACGGAGATTTAAACTTATTGAAAGGAGGAATTATCTACGCCGATATTCTTACCACCGTGAGTCGAAAATACGCAGAGGAGATTCAAACTCCGGAGTTTGGACACCGTCTGGACGGTCTTTTGAGAACTCGAAAAAAGGATTTATACGGGGTCCTTAATGGAATCGATTACGAAGAATGGCATCCTTCCATCGATAAGTTTATTGCAGCCAATTATCATGTGGATGACCTGAGTGGGAAGGCTATTTGTAAAAGTGATTTGCAAAGAGAATATAAACTTCCCGTGCGAAGTGAGGTTGCTCTGATCGGTATGATTACGCGACTGGCCGAACAAAAGGGGATTGACCTGGTTGCAGATGTTCTGGATAAAATCATGGAACTGGACATTCAATTGGTTCTTTTAGGTACCGGAGATAAATGGGCCCATGAATTTTTTCAGGCGGCCCAGGCTCGATATCCTCAAAAAATCGGCGTGGCCCTAAAGTATGATAACGTTCTGGCCCATAAAATCGAGGCAGGAGCCGATATGTTCCTGATGCCCTCCCGGTACGAACCCTGTGGGTTAAATCAGATGTATAGCCTGGCGTATGGAACGGTTCCTATCGTGCGGGCTACCGGAGGATTGGATGATACCGTTGAAAATTTCAATCCTACCACAGGTCAGGGGACAGGCTTTAAATTTCTCCGACCTACTCCTGAAGAGCTTCTCAATGCTATTTACCCGGCGATCTTAAACTTTTATACCAATAAGACCGGCTGGATCAAGCTTATGCGAAATGGAATGTTGAAGAATTTCTCATGGGATGTATCGGCCGGAGAGTATATCAAGCTCTACGAACGGGCGCTTGAGAGATAG
- a CDS encoding adenylate/guanylate cyclase domain-containing protein, whose product MNKFVRFDPRFHIERLPMRYSMGNLSTIRDLFCSQKDSSGSQLPILPPKIEIIDDKNTEGYLVEIPANLSITLKDFVNQSIQQIQGRYKPNYDPNNPVLVSYIQKRQNCITQLQNILIEVLEQERRLGIYNLFWLTISKAILRAIHEVLAVSKIEDLSDGFSFPVTSQAQKIVNTYKIHLHHIFNDVLLETLKQVDAHFQKEDEQRRKSLPYFTGTKKLKLGASFNYQFSMAIIQAQAHMIFPDLKNTSTNTLLQHLLVEENERYHTNYTDFNKVYTMFKTRIEQGIRENDRTLLRAISTFLRVPIHAVSEIPLDVILFEPVVISYLSDEIKEMPYDPPAETRKRFFRRRLKRLIDLFGEDVWEMILYDYISLADDLRKSEIIAFFRDRISIVLSGKSFGTPRLRRVGVSEKSETTEKITYNFNPGQKIISDLRNVTLLFLDLRGYTEVSGDITSEALKQNLYRFFDPTMDIIDHFHGSIKYYAGDGILAAFSSGPWKDYHGLNAVRAAVEIQKVFKALKDEGNMIFQGMGIGIHSGPIEDAYFFLNPIDKSTTVIGFTANLTSRLSSGKTERRKQKWDIQSIFTLNEYLMNRAQSSRRDSTTLAIFEEQLLQILDNIQEEKLKEEKSQAPQKEFEVSVVKGVLNNNGIALSDTTFQFIRETSPLKEIPSQTTINYLYEDKAIGEEILFKKAGDASFKGVEGKFPIWGVYLNRWIK is encoded by the coding sequence ATGAATAAATTTGTTCGTTTTGATCCCAGGTTTCATATAGAACGACTTCCCATGCGATATTCTATGGGAAACCTCTCGACTATCCGGGATCTTTTTTGCTCTCAGAAGGACTCCTCGGGCTCCCAACTCCCGATCCTCCCCCCCAAAATAGAGATTATCGATGATAAAAATACAGAAGGCTATCTGGTAGAAATTCCGGCCAATCTCAGTATTACCCTAAAAGACTTTGTAAATCAGAGTATCCAGCAGATTCAAGGACGTTACAAACCCAATTACGATCCCAACAATCCCGTTTTAGTCTCTTATATTCAGAAGCGCCAAAACTGCATCACCCAACTTCAAAATATCTTGATCGAAGTCCTCGAGCAAGAAAGGCGATTGGGTATCTATAATCTCTTTTGGTTAACCATTTCTAAAGCCATCCTGCGAGCCATTCACGAAGTTCTGGCGGTAAGTAAAATAGAAGATCTATCCGATGGTTTTTCCTTTCCTGTTACCTCCCAGGCCCAAAAAATAGTGAATACTTACAAAATCCATCTTCATCATATTTTTAATGATGTACTTTTGGAAACCCTCAAGCAGGTAGATGCCCATTTTCAAAAGGAAGATGAACAAAGACGTAAGTCTCTGCCGTACTTTACAGGAACTAAAAAGTTAAAATTAGGCGCCAGCTTCAATTATCAATTCTCTATGGCCATTATCCAGGCCCAGGCCCACATGATTTTCCCGGATCTAAAGAATACTTCCACAAACACGTTACTTCAACACTTATTGGTGGAAGAAAACGAACGATATCACACCAATTATACCGATTTTAACAAAGTTTATACAATGTTTAAAACCCGGATTGAACAGGGGATTCGAGAGAATGATCGAACTCTCCTGAGGGCTATCTCGACCTTTTTGCGGGTTCCTATCCATGCGGTGAGTGAAATCCCCCTGGACGTTATTCTGTTTGAGCCGGTGGTCATATCCTACCTGTCCGACGAGATCAAAGAGATGCCCTACGATCCCCCCGCAGAAACTCGAAAAAGATTCTTCCGAAGGCGTCTGAAACGACTCATAGATTTGTTTGGAGAAGATGTCTGGGAAATGATTTTATACGATTATATCAGTCTGGCCGACGACCTGAGAAAATCCGAAATCATTGCCTTCTTTAGGGATCGTATATCCATCGTTCTATCCGGTAAAAGTTTTGGAACTCCAAGACTTCGTCGGGTAGGCGTATCCGAGAAATCGGAGACTACAGAAAAGATTACCTACAATTTTAATCCCGGACAAAAAATTATCAGTGATTTAAGAAATGTCACACTCCTGTTCCTAGACCTGCGAGGTTATACCGAGGTTTCGGGAGATATTACCTCAGAGGCGCTAAAGCAGAACCTGTATAGATTCTTTGATCCAACCATGGATATCATCGACCATTTCCATGGAAGTATTAAATACTATGCAGGAGACGGTATTCTGGCAGCTTTTAGTTCTGGTCCCTGGAAAGATTATCATGGGCTTAATGCAGTCCGGGCCGCTGTTGAGATTCAAAAGGTCTTTAAAGCCCTCAAAGATGAAGGAAATATGATATTCCAGGGTATGGGGATTGGAATCCACAGTGGTCCCATTGAAGATGCTTACTTTTTCTTGAATCCCATCGATAAAAGCACAACGGTCATCGGTTTTACGGCCAACCTGACCAGTAGACTTTCATCGGGTAAGACGGAACGTAGAAAACAAAAGTGGGATATTCAATCCATATTTACCCTCAATGAATATTTAATGAATCGTGCCCAGTCGAGTCGACGGGATTCTACAACCCTGGCCATTTTTGAAGAACAGCTTTTACAAATCTTAGACAACATTCAAGAAGAAAAATTAAAAGAAGAAAAGTCCCAGGCCCCTCAGAAGGAATTCGAGGTTAGCGTGGTAAAAGGGGTTCTTAATAACAATGGCATTGCCCTCAGTGATACTACCTTTCAGTTTATTCGAGAAACAAGTCCTTTAAAAGAAATTCCTTCCCAAACCACTATAAATTACCTATATGAGGATAAGGCGATCGGGGAGGAGATCCTTTTCAAAAAGGCCGGGGACGCAAGTTTCAAGGGAGTAGAGGGAAAGTTTCCCATCTGGGGGGTTTACCTGAACCGCTGGATAAAGTAA
- the era gene encoding GTPase Era: protein MLEETGKSFKSGFISIIGRTNVGKSTLLNQLVKQKISIISDKPQTTRNRIVGIYTTERAQLIFVDTPGFHKPQFKLNEMMMEIARKSLEGVDIILYVVEPEEKVGAGDQYILAQLQKITTPVILVINKIDTIQKNRILPVIEVYRHLYPFREIVPVSALTGENIETLLDCLIAYLPEGPKYYPEDMITDQPERVIMAELIREKILQKTQEEIPYSVAVVVEKMDYNQERNLYTIQATIYVEKESQKAIVIGKGGHLLKQIGTLARQEMEAILGSQVYLELWVKVKKNWRMDERSLRAMIYQA from the coding sequence ATGTTAGAGGAAACAGGAAAATCTTTTAAATCCGGATTTATTTCCATCATCGGAAGAACTAATGTCGGGAAATCGACTCTACTTAATCAATTGGTAAAGCAAAAGATTTCCATTATTTCTGATAAACCCCAGACGACCCGAAATAGAATCGTCGGGATCTATACCACCGAACGGGCTCAACTCATTTTTGTAGATACCCCTGGGTTTCATAAGCCTCAATTTAAGTTAAATGAAATGATGATGGAAATTGCCCGAAAATCCCTGGAAGGTGTAGATATCATCCTGTATGTTGTGGAACCCGAGGAAAAAGTAGGTGCTGGGGATCAATACATCCTGGCTCAACTGCAAAAAATAACCACTCCGGTGATTTTAGTAATCAATAAAATCGATACCATCCAGAAGAACCGGATTCTACCCGTCATTGAGGTCTACCGCCATCTTTATCCTTTCCGGGAAATTGTACCTGTGTCTGCTCTAACCGGTGAAAATATTGAAACCCTCCTCGATTGCTTAATCGCCTACCTTCCAGAAGGACCTAAATATTATCCGGAGGATATGATTACAGATCAACCCGAACGGGTGATCATGGCAGAGCTCATTCGGGAGAAAATCCTCCAAAAAACTCAAGAAGAAATTCCCTATTCTGTTGCCGTTGTGGTAGAGAAAATGGATTATAACCAGGAACGAAATTTATACACCATCCAGGCCACCATCTATGTAGAAAAAGAGTCCCAAAAAGCTATCGTGATCGGAAAAGGCGGTCACCTGCTGAAACAAATAGGAACGTTAGCCCGTCAGGAGATGGAAGCCATATTGGGAAGTCAGGTATATTTAGAACTCTGGGTAAAGGTAAAGAAAAATTGGCGAATGGATGAAAGATCTCTGAGGGCTATGATTTATCAGGCTTAA
- the plsY gene encoding glycerol-3-phosphate 1-O-acyltransferase PlsY, producing MFHFRGNIFSYFLMSGFILIVIIAYLLGSIPFGMIAATQRGIDIRKYGSGNIGTTNVLRTLGAKAAVITLIGDILKGTLAVLIMKGFRGTEIWIALAGLAAIIGHNWPVFLKFKGGKGVATSFGVFLGIWPLAALVGAGIWLTVVSIWRYSSLGALVSFLCLPFLIYKFNGPNTYIGLSVLVAILIVYRHRDNIKRLWQGTESKIGQKVKV from the coding sequence TTGTTTCATTTTAGGGGAAATATCTTTTCTTACTTTCTAATGAGCGGGTTCATTTTAATTGTGATTATTGCCTATTTACTCGGATCCATTCCTTTTGGAATGATTGCGGCTACCCAAAGAGGGATAGATATTCGAAAGTACGGGAGTGGCAATATCGGAACGACCAACGTACTTCGCACGTTGGGGGCCAAAGCGGCTGTCATAACCCTCATAGGAGATATTCTAAAAGGAACCCTGGCAGTTCTTATCATGAAGGGGTTTCGGGGAACGGAAATATGGATAGCCCTGGCCGGGCTGGCAGCCATTATCGGCCATAACTGGCCTGTATTTCTTAAGTTTAAAGGAGGTAAGGGGGTAGCTACCAGTTTTGGAGTATTCTTGGGGATATGGCCGCTAGCCGCCCTGGTAGGCGCCGGGATCTGGCTAACGGTAGTAAGCATCTGGCGATACTCCTCACTGGGGGCTCTGGTTTCTTTCCTTTGCCTACCTTTTTTAATCTATAAATTTAACGGCCCAAATACTTATATCGGTCTTTCAGTACTCGTGGCTATTCTTATCGTCTATCGCCACCGCGACAATATCAAACGCCTGTGGCAAGGTACCGAAAGCAAGATAGGTCAAAAGGTTAAAGTTTAA
- a CDS encoding ribonuclease HII encodes MDHGHDMLYYERLAYAQGARYVAGIDEVGRGCLAGPVVACAIIFPPHTFIEGVKDSKKLSPEKREYLFDLIQKQALGIGIGIVEESVIDEINILRATIKAMEKAVQALQPCPDHLLIDALFLENFSIPQFAIKEGDNISFSIAAASIVAKVTRDRMMIAYSEQYPQYQFSKHKGYGTPEHLEAIARYGPCPLHRKSFRGVKEYCKELNS; translated from the coding sequence ATGGACCACGGACACGACATGCTGTACTACGAGCGATTGGCCTATGCCCAAGGGGCCAGATACGTAGCCGGAATTGATGAAGTTGGCCGGGGATGCCTGGCAGGCCCTGTGGTGGCCTGTGCCATTATTTTCCCTCCCCATACCTTTATCGAAGGGGTTAAGGATTCTAAAAAGCTCTCCCCTGAAAAGCGAGAATACTTATTCGATCTTATTCAAAAACAGGCCCTCGGAATCGGAATCGGAATCGTCGAAGAGAGTGTTATCGATGAGATTAATATTCTACGGGCTACCATCAAAGCCATGGAGAAAGCTGTCCAGGCCCTTCAACCTTGTCCCGATCATCTTTTAATCGATGCCCTCTTTTTGGAGAATTTTTCCATTCCCCAGTTTGCCATTAAAGAAGGAGATAACATAAGCTTTTCCATCGCAGCGGCTTCTATTGTTGCCAAGGTTACCCGAGATCGAATGATGATCGCCTATTCGGAACAATACCCCCAGTATCAGTTTTCAAAACATAAAGGTTACGGAACCCCGGAGCATCTTGAAGCCATTGCCAGATATGGACCCTGCCCCCTCCATCGGAAAAGCTTCCGCGGGGTCAAGGAATACTGTAAAGAATTAAATTCCTGA
- a CDS encoding RNA methyltransferase — translation MYQHVYLALIHYPVYDKHRAIVATSITNFDIHDISRTAKTYEVGHYYLVTPLKSQQELGKRIIRHWHEGLGGRYNPSRQIAMLKTSIIDSLETAKREILEKWLTPPILIATHAKVPEGFEEKLITFRQLRTDLQKNLNQPYLILFGTGYGLTESTYKEVDFILEPIRGVADYNHLSVRSAVAIILDRLLGHREES, via the coding sequence GTGTACCAGCACGTCTATCTGGCTCTTATCCATTATCCGGTCTATGATAAACATCGGGCTATTGTAGCTACTTCGATAACCAATTTTGATATCCACGATATATCCCGAACAGCCAAAACCTATGAGGTCGGTCATTACTATCTGGTAACGCCCCTCAAATCCCAACAGGAATTGGGTAAACGGATTATCCGACACTGGCATGAAGGCCTGGGAGGCCGATATAATCCTTCCAGACAGATAGCCATGCTTAAGACTTCTATTATAGATTCCCTTGAAACGGCTAAACGAGAAATCCTGGAAAAATGGCTTACACCTCCGATCCTTATCGCAACCCATGCCAAAGTCCCGGAAGGATTCGAGGAAAAATTAATAACCTTTCGGCAATTAAGAACCGACCTTCAAAAAAATTTAAATCAACCTTATTTGATCTTATTCGGTACAGGATATGGGTTGACAGAATCCACCTATAAGGAAGTAGATTTTATCCTGGAACCTATTCGAGGTGTAGCGGACTATAACCATTTATCTGTTCGAAGTGCGGTGGCGATTATCTTAGATCGTTTACTGGGCCATCGTGAGGAATCCTGA
- the trmD gene encoding tRNA (guanosine(37)-N1)-methyltransferase TrmD has product MTFHVITLFPGIIRGALQDSILKKAQDKGLIRVEVYNLRDFAQGKHRITDDYPYGGGEGMVLKPEPLFAAVHHIWERTSDKPKVIYLTPQGTLLSQALAKDLAQHKSLILICGRYEGIDERVRLHLVDQEISIGDYVLTGGELAALVLIDVTSRLIPGVVGNENSVKRESFYDNLLDYPHYTRPREFKGMRVPEVLLSGDHKKIEQWRKQQALQRTLERRPDLIKDKDKPMKEEG; this is encoded by the coding sequence ATGACATTTCATGTTATCACTTTATTCCCAGGTATTATACGAGGCGCTTTACAGGATAGTATACTTAAAAAGGCTCAGGATAAAGGACTTATTCGGGTAGAAGTCTATAACCTGAGAGATTTTGCCCAGGGTAAACATCGTATCACCGATGATTATCCCTATGGTGGCGGTGAAGGGATGGTCCTAAAACCGGAACCCCTTTTTGCTGCCGTACACCATATCTGGGAACGAACTTCTGATAAGCCTAAGGTGATTTATCTGACCCCGCAGGGGACTCTTTTGTCTCAAGCCCTTGCCAAGGACCTGGCCCAACATAAGAGCCTGATCCTAATCTGTGGGCGATATGAAGGGATCGATGAAAGGGTGCGACTTCATCTTGTGGATCAAGAAATCTCTATCGGAGACTATGTTTTAACCGGTGGTGAGCTGGCAGCTTTGGTACTCATAGATGTTACCTCCAGACTTATCCCAGGGGTTGTGGGTAATGAAAACTCGGTTAAGCGGGAATCCTTTTACGATAACCTGCTGGATTATCCCCATTACACAAGACCTAGAGAATTTAAAGGAATGAGAGTTCCAGAAGTTCTCCTGTCGGGAGATCATAAAAAGATTGAACAATGGAGAAAACAACAGGCTCTTCAACGGACCTTGGAACGTAGACCGGATCTGATCAAAGATAAAGACAAACCTATGAAGGAGGAAGGCTAG
- the rimM gene encoding ribosome maturation factor RimM (Essential for efficient processing of 16S rRNA) yields the protein MTKDERGGEELLSIGKILKPHGVRGEVKVLPLTDFPQRFDLLSHIQVLTRDHRILNLTIQKVRYDKNFVYLKFKEYTSPDQVKDLRGGLLKIKRSEAVDLPEGQYLYFDIIGLSVRTEAGQELGVVEDIFSTGSNDVYVVKSQHKEHLIPATTEIIKKIDLAEKVLIIHPLEGLLS from the coding sequence ATGACGAAAGATGAACGGGGGGGTGAAGAACTCCTTTCTATAGGAAAAATCTTAAAACCCCATGGTGTTCGCGGTGAAGTTAAAGTTCTTCCATTAACAGATTTTCCTCAAAGGTTTGATCTGCTTTCTCATATTCAAGTTCTTACCCGGGATCATCGGATCTTAAATCTCACGATCCAAAAGGTAAGGTATGACAAAAATTTTGTTTACCTTAAGTTTAAGGAGTATACTTCCCCGGATCAGGTGAAGGATCTCAGAGGAGGCCTTCTAAAGATCAAACGCTCAGAGGCTGTGGATTTACCAGAAGGGCAGTATTTATACTTCGACATTATTGGACTATCTGTACGTACGGAAGCTGGACAAGAGCTAGGAGTCGTCGAAGATATATTCTCGACGGGAAGCAACGATGTCTATGTAGTTAAATCCCAACATAAAGAACATCTCATTCCAGCCACAACGGAAATCATCAAAAAGATCGATCTGGCTGAGAAGGTCTTGATCATCCATCCTTTAGAAGGCTTATTGTCCTGA
- a CDS encoding KH domain-containing protein, whose protein sequence is MKELIEYIAKSLVDNPDEVEVAEVEGEKTTVIELKVAREDLGKVIGKQGRTARAMRTILNAAGTKMKKRAVLEILE, encoded by the coding sequence ATGAAAGAGCTGATCGAGTATATTGCTAAATCATTGGTTGATAATCCAGATGAAGTGGAGGTGGCAGAGGTTGAAGGAGAAAAAACCACTGTTATAGAACTCAAGGTTGCCAGGGAAGATTTAGGTAAAGTAATCGGAAAGCAGGGACGTACAGCTAGAGCGATGCGAACCATATTAAACGCTGCCGGAACCAAAATGAAAAAACGTGCCGTTCTGGAAATCCTGGAATAA
- the rpsP gene encoding 30S ribosomal protein S16: MAVKIRLRRMGAKKQPFYRIVVANSTSPRNGKYIEAIGTYDPKKDVDGIHINIERAQYWLSKGAQPTDTVSRFFKQRKIKPAPLGETSKPQENSEVKTAET, encoded by the coding sequence GTGGCTGTAAAAATAAGACTTAGACGCATGGGGGCAAAAAAACAACCTTTTTACCGTATCGTAGTGGCCAATTCAACCAGCCCAAGAAATGGAAAATATATCGAAGCCATTGGAACTTATGATCCTAAAAAAGATGTCGATGGGATCCATATCAATATAGAACGTGCTCAATATTGGCTGTCTAAAGGAGCTCAGCCTACGGATACGGTAAGTCGGTTTTTTAAACAAAGAAAAATTAAGCCGGCTCCTTTAGGAGAAACTTCTAAACCTCAGGAGAATAGCGAAGTTAAAACAGCCGAAACTTAA
- the ffh gene encoding signal recognition particle protein, with protein MFDNLSNKLQITLKKLKGHGKLSEQNIKEALREVRLALLEADVNFKVVKEFVDRVRERAIGQEVMKSLTPGQQLVKIVHEELTGLMGQDRARLASASTPPTVILLVGLQGSGKTTTAAKLANLLMKEGFKPLLVAADVYRPAAIKQLEVLGTQIHAPVYLNLEEKDPRVICKEALQKAKSQGLTHLLVDTAGRLHIDQALMEELKDLKKILAPSEILLVVDAMTGQDAVTVAERFNEDLAITGVILTKLDGDARGGAALSIKAVTQKPIKFIGTGEKLEGLEPFHPERMASRILGMGDVLSLIEKAEQSLDEEKARELEKKIKERSFTLEDFRDQLRQIRNMGPLDQLLEMIPGFSTLKASKNIQVDEKELVKIEAMINSMTPKERNNYKIINGSRRKRIALGSGTTVQDVNKLLKQFDQTRKMMTKLVDQEKKFGKIRFPF; from the coding sequence ATGTTTGATAACCTATCTAACAAATTACAAATTACCCTTAAAAAGCTTAAAGGGCATGGAAAGCTGAGTGAGCAAAATATTAAAGAGGCCCTAAGGGAGGTTCGTCTGGCTTTACTGGAGGCCGATGTTAATTTTAAAGTCGTTAAAGAATTCGTGGACAGGGTTCGGGAGCGGGCCATTGGCCAGGAAGTGATGAAAAGTCTAACCCCCGGTCAGCAACTGGTTAAAATTGTCCATGAAGAACTTACCGGGCTGATGGGACAGGACCGGGCCAGATTAGCCTCCGCATCCACACCTCCGACGGTGATTTTACTGGTAGGACTTCAGGGTTCCGGAAAAACGACTACGGCAGCCAAGCTAGCCAACCTTTTGATGAAAGAGGGTTTCAAACCTTTGTTGGTCGCTGCGGATGTGTATAGACCTGCCGCCATAAAACAGTTGGAGGTATTAGGGACTCAGATCCATGCACCGGTTTATTTAAACTTAGAAGAGAAAGATCCTCGCGTCATCTGTAAAGAGGCTTTGCAAAAAGCTAAATCCCAGGGATTGACTCATCTGTTGGTTGATACGGCGGGTCGACTTCACATCGATCAGGCTTTGATGGAGGAGTTAAAAGATCTCAAAAAAATTCTGGCTCCTTCTGAAATACTTCTGGTGGTCGATGCCATGACAGGTCAGGATGCTGTAACGGTGGCCGAACGGTTTAATGAAGACCTGGCCATCACCGGAGTTATTTTAACCAAACTGGACGGTGATGCCCGGGGGGGGGCTGCCCTATCTATTAAGGCGGTCACCCAGAAACCTATTAAATTTATCGGAACGGGAGAAAAGCTGGAGGGGTTGGAACCTTTTCATCCTGAACGCATGGCCTCCCGAATCTTAGGAATGGGAGATGTGCTCTCCTTGATTGAAAAGGCAGAGCAGTCCCTGGATGAAGAAAAGGCTCGAGAATTAGAGAAAAAAATTAAAGAACGTTCTTTTACCTTAGAGGATTTTCGAGATCAGTTGAGGCAAATCCGGAACATGGGTCCTTTGGACCAGCTTCTGGAAATGATTCCAGGATTCAGTACTCTAAAGGCCAGCAAGAATATCCAGGTAGATGAAAAGGAATTGGTTAAAATTGAAGCTATGATTAATTCCATGACCCCTAAGGAACGGAATAATTATAAAATTATTAACGGGAGCCGAAGAAAGCGAATTGCTCTGGGGAGTGGGACCACAGTTCAGGATGTCAATAAGTTGCTTAAGCAGTTCGACCAGACCCGGAAAATGATGACCAAATTGGTAGATCAGGAAAAAAAGTTTGGAAAAATAAGATTTCCCTTCTAA
- the hrcA gene encoding heat-inducible transcriptional repressor HrcA, whose translation MTEPKMELNPRSSSILEAVVHDHIATAEPVGSRTIAKKYKFGLSPATIRNIMADLEEMGYLSQPHTSAGRVPTDRAYRFYVNHLLESHHFPKVKNPVVEATLQSIHEFNELMKETSVFLSQLSNQAGIVLIPNLKKTVFKRIEFIHLTGSRVLVIFVAESGLVHKKTIELDRPISQNTLEKISNLVTEQMAGLTLHEIRKKLVKMMEEEKTQFDELLNQAVKLSQKAFENEEGESDVYVRGTLNILNQPEFASIERMKALFKAFEEKSILIQILDKCLEEDQSVKVTIGSENCIEEMEDCSLVTSTYKYGNVSVGVLGIIGPKRMDYSRVIPVVGYMAKLISNLLTNS comes from the coding sequence ATGACGGAACCAAAAATGGAACTGAATCCCAGGTCATCCAGTATTTTAGAAGCGGTGGTCCATGATCATATTGCAACGGCGGAGCCTGTGGGTTCTAGAACTATTGCTAAAAAATATAAATTCGGTCTGAGTCCGGCGACCATTCGCAATATTATGGCGGATCTGGAGGAAATGGGCTATTTGTCTCAACCTCACACCTCTGCCGGAAGAGTTCCGACGGATAGGGCCTATCGTTTTTATGTCAACCATTTGCTGGAATCTCATCACTTTCCCAAGGTTAAAAATCCTGTCGTTGAGGCAACCCTCCAATCGATTCATGAGTTCAACGAGTTGATGAAGGAAACCTCGGTTTTTTTATCTCAATTGTCCAATCAGGCCGGTATTGTTCTCATCCCTAATTTGAAAAAAACCGTTTTTAAACGAATTGAGTTCATCCACCTAACGGGCTCTCGTGTTCTGGTTATTTTTGTGGCTGAATCCGGCCTGGTTCATAAAAAAACCATTGAACTGGATCGACCTATCTCCCAGAATACTCTGGAAAAGATTTCCAATCTGGTAACCGAACAAATGGCCGGTTTGACCCTCCATGAGATTAGAAAAAAGTTGGTTAAAATGATGGAGGAAGAAAAAACCCAATTTGATGAGCTGTTAAACCAGGCTGTAAAGCTTAGTCAGAAGGCCTTTGAGAATGAAGAAGGAGAAAGTGATGTCTATGTAAGGGGAACGCTGAATATTCTTAATCAGCCGGAATTTGCCAGTATCGAACGGATGAAAGCACTTTTTAAGGCCTTTGAAGAGAAAAGTATTTTGATCCAAATTCTGGACAAGTGCCTGGAGGAAGACCAGAGTGTGAAAGTGACCATCGGCTCTGAAAATTGCATAGAAGAGATGGAAGATTGCAGTCTGGTGACTTCTACCTATAAATATGGAAACGTGTCGGTAGGAGTTCTTGGAATTATAGGCCCTAAACGAATGGATTACTCGAGAGTGATCCCAGTTGTGGGTTATATGGCCAAATTGATATCAAATTTGTTGACAAATTCTTAA